Part of the Triticum aestivum cultivar Chinese Spring unplaced genomic scaffold, IWGSC CS RefSeq v2.1 scaffold233391, whole genome shotgun sequence genome is shown below.
GACCGTAATTGTTGTCGGTGGCTGCAAAATTTGATTCGATTATATGAACATATTTTGTTTTGGATCATACGACTCAATAACTTCTACTACGTCATAATAAAGTTACCTCTTCTTTCTTCTCGTCCTTCGTAGGTGGTGGCAGAGTATGCTCTTGCTTCTCCTTCTACGGGGGTGGTGGATGAATAGGGGAGATCAACTCAACCCTTCTCTTTGTTTTCCTTTGAACTCTTTCGCAAACCTTGGTGGGATCCGCGGTCCTGCTCTTCACCACCACAGTCTTTGGTTGGCTATTGGCCCTCACGTTCTCAACACCTATTTGCAAATATCGATATCTCTGGATGTTATGTGTCTCTCTAAACAAATATCGGATTGCAAGCACGGGTATGAAATATTGCAAACCTTCAAATATGAGGAGGGATTTCTCAACCTTCTTCGCGCAACCTTGGCAGTCCATGTCTACCTTAAGCGAAATATCTCGAGGCTCCTCTGCAGACTCCTCCTTCTCAGACTCCTTTTGTTCCTTTGGGGCCGCAAAGAGGAAACATTGCTAGTTGGCACGATATATAAAGATGAAATCAGGAAACGAAACGCTACCGCAAcctttgtacaaaaaatttcagtttATAAGCGTACATTTTCCGATTAATGTTGGTGTTCATATTGCTCCAAATCTATTTTTTTAGATTGACAAGTATCTTTTCTCTCCTAAAAAAATATCTTTTTTGCGGTAGCTTAGGAAAAGTTTTGATTTACAATGTAGACAAATTAAATCATGAAACAAAATGCTAAAGGTATTATATACAATGTTCAATTCAAGTGTAAAATTTCAGATTAATGTCAGAGTTTAAATAACTCAAATAGTTTTTTAGTTAAAAAAACTTACTTCTCCCATTTCTTGGCCGAAGACTCTTTTTAACCGACCACTCAGGAAGGAGGGAAAAGCTTGCGTCTATTCTGTGCTTGGACACCTTCTACCACTTCTTTGGTTTCGTCG
Proteins encoded:
- the LOC123172955 gene encoding heavy metal-associated isoprenylated plant protein 7-like isoform X2; protein product: MGEEQKESEKEESAEEPRDISLKVDMDCQGCAKKVEKSLLIFEGVENVRANSQPKTVVVKSRTADPTKVCERVQRKTKRRVELISPIHPPPP
- the LOC123172955 gene encoding heavy metal-associated isoprenylated plant protein 7-like isoform X1, producing the protein MGEQCFLFAAPKEQKESEKEESAEEPRDISLKVDMDCQGCAKKVEKSLLIFEGVENVRANSQPKTVVVKSRTADPTKVCERVQRKTKRRVELISPIHPPPP